The following proteins are encoded in a genomic region of Tigriopus californicus strain San Diego chromosome 6, Tcal_SD_v2.1, whole genome shotgun sequence:
- the LOC131882142 gene encoding lysophospholipid acyltransferase 5-like, giving the protein MSAFLVEALASKTGTPESGLRLILGQLAGYPIFLIHRNYFKKSSEWTQHLFFLTTGMFMSWWAIGEEALMHSCICVIATYLILRSLGGNFTAAMICFILNLSYLFIGYICNASRDYDITWTMPQCVICLRLIGLAMDVYDGTKKEEELSRDQKAGRLTEVPSLVECLSHSFFIGGYFVGPQFSMRKFKNYIEVNRTQDLPSPVAFGFKRLAIGWVYMIGHLIGSTFVPEAWVQTENFGQMNFLARTFWFSLWAKIILSKYIAAWLFAEGSCIISGIAYNGVDEATGEVKWNGMANVKLRVYEGAHKFQHLIDSFNINTNGWAASYIYKRLRFLNNKLYSQLGTLLFLAVWHGYHSGYFLTFANELLVMQVEKEFVAVWTKSPKAQALHEHPLGNIFCKVVGYLYVVTLLPHCFLPFPLLKFDKYWGPLWETRFIMYIIFGSWFLVRQPVKSFLLPPKKQD; this is encoded by the exons ATGTCGGCCTTCTTGGTTGAGGCCTTGGCCTCTAAGACTGGGACACCAGAGTCTGGACTGCGCCTCATCTTGGGACAACTGGCAG GCTATCCAATTTTCTTGATCCATCGCAATTACTTCAAAAAGAGCTCGGAATGGACGCAACATCTGTTTTTCTTGACCACCGGCATGTTCATGAGCTGGTGGGCCATTGGAG AGGAAGCTTTGATGCACAGTTGCATTTGCGTGATCGCCACCTACTTGATATTGCGCTCTTTGGGAGGCAACTTCACGGCTGCCATGATCTGTTTCATTCTCAATTTGTCCTACCTCTTCATTG GCTACATTTGTAACGCATCACGAGATTATGACATCACGTGGACCATGCCCCAATGCGTGATTTGCTTGAGGTTGATAGGTCTGGCCATGGATGTTTATGATGGCACGAAGAAAGAG GAAGAGCTCAGTCGCGATCAAAAAGCTGGTCGTTTGACCGAGGTTCCCTCGCTGGTCGAATGTTTGAGCCACAGTTTTTTTATTGGTGGATATTTCGTGGGTCCCCAGTTTTCAATGAGGAAGTTCAAGAACTACATCGAAGTGAACCGGACCCAAGATTTACCCTCACCCGTGGCCTTCGGTTTCAAGCGATTGGCTATTGGTTGGGTGTACATGATAGGCCATCTCATTGGTTCTACTTTT GTGCCAGAAGCATGGGTTCAGACAgaaaattttggccaaatgaatTTCTTGGCGCGAACTTTCTGGTTTTCATTGTGGGCCAAGATCATCTTGAGCAAATACATCGCGGCATGGCTTTTTGCCGAAGGATCTTGCATCATTTCAG GTATTGCATATAATGGAGTCGATGAAGCCACCGGTGAAGTCAAGTGGAATGGAATGGCCAACGTCAAACTTCGTGTCTACGAAGGAGCCCATAAATTCcagcat CTCATTGATTCATTCAACATCAACACGAACGGATGGGCGGCAAGTTATATCTATAAGCGCCTCCGATTCTTGAACAACAAGCTTTATAGTCAATTGGGAACATTGCTCTTCTTAGCTGTTTGGCACGGTTACCATTCAGGTTATTTTCTCACCTTTGCCAACGAACTTCTGGTCATGCAGGTTGAGAAAGAG TTTGTGGCCGTGTGGACCAAGAGCCCAAAGGCTCAAGCTCTCCACGAACACCCTTTGGGCAACATATTTTGCAAAGTGGTGGGCTATCTGTATGTGGTCACACTGCTCCCTCATTGTTTTCTCCCGTTTCCTCTTCtgaagtttgacaaatattggGGACCTTTGTGGGAAACACGTTTCATTATGTATATCATATTTGGCAGCTGGTTTCTGGTGCGACAACCTGTCAAATCCTTCCTTTTGCCGCCCAAGAAGCAGGATTGA